One Mercenaria mercenaria strain notata chromosome 12, MADL_Memer_1, whole genome shotgun sequence DNA segment encodes these proteins:
- the LOC123535047 gene encoding growth hormone secretagogue receptor type 1-like: protein MEKMEYLSDVNGTWNNGSNMTFLSEDFPVPVIPKWGFWAKFLSTPVIVLVGILGNMLSFIVMKTKTLRHKSYSHYLCALAVFDTLTLIIRQIESVDEYLVSHQKTSGVFQQFSDGSCKLYNFIVHVITLMCSWLVVFMAVERLIAVCFPFKKVYFRKETGAVVAIGILFICVCLTQSFRFLMIEHVMYDDKNNIRDCLATEKHAEIYTSLDVYFFLWTLVFVLPVVFIILCNSLVLFHIFRVKKDLQKEDNFLSYRTDRARERKYRSTCMLLIVTFTYIITLLPLFTLSLIVDVTIKVGSLETARNTYVALRPYIDISVSVSLLNYAANFFIYVLSGKRFRFELKNLFIKKRIVKRSFTARSTRTEFYRQ, encoded by the exons atggaaaaaatggAGTATCTATCTGACGTAAATGGAACTTGGAACAATGGGAGTAACATGACGTTTCTGAGCGAAG acTTTCCAGTACCTGTCATACCCAAATGGGGTTTTTGGGCTAAATTTTTGTCCACTCCCGTCATTGTTTTGGTTGGAATTCTAGGAAATATGCTATCGTTCATTGTCATGAAGACAAAAACCCTACGTCATAAGTCGTATTCACACTACCTTTGTGCACTCGCTGTGTTCGATACGTTGACTCTTATCATTCGACAAATCGAAAGTGTTGATGAATACCTCGTGTCACACCAGAAGACAAGTGGTGTTTTCCAGCAATTCAGTGACGGTAGTTGTAAACTGTATAATTTTATCGTACATGTGATCACGTTAATGTGCTCGTGGCTAGTAGTATTTATGGCTGTGGAGAGACTTATAGCCGTATGCTTTCCATTTAAGAAGGTTTATTTTCGGAAAGAAACTGGTGCAGTAGTAGCAATTGGCATACTTTTTATTTGTGTGTGCTTGACGCAGTCATTTCGGTTTCTTATGATTGAACATGTTATGTATGATGATAAAAACAATATTCGAGATTGCCTAGCCACAGAGAAGCATGCAGAAATCTACACAAGTTTggatgtttatttctttctttggaCACTCGTGTTTGTACTGCCCGTAGTTTTTATAATCCTTTGTAACAGTTTGGTGTTATTTCATATATTCAGAGTAAAAAAGGATCTGCAAAAGgaagataattttctatcataTAGGACCGACAGGGCTCGTGAGCGGAAATACCGGAGTACTTGCATGCTATTAATAGTAACATTTACGTACATTATAACATTGTTACCGTTGTTTACACTCAGTTTAATAGTGGATGTAACAATTAAAGTTGGGTCTCTAGAAACTGCTAGGAACACATATGTTGCATTAAGACCCTACATTGATATATCTGTATCTGTCTCATTACTTAATTACGCTGCAAACTTCTTTATCTACGTTTTGTCTGGGAAGAGGTTCCGTTTTGAATTGAAAAACTTATTTATCAAGAAAAGGATAGTTAAACGAAGTTTTACTGCACGGAGCACGAGGACAGAGTTCTACAGACAGTAG